In the Sulfuricurvum kujiense DSM 16994 genome, one interval contains:
- a CDS encoding efflux RND transporter periplasmic adaptor subunit: MKYLITTLALGATLSAASLSLSGSVISDNQKMITSRNMGFVTNVTVSEGSLVRKGDLLYTIDSKEIDSAKTQVELGIAQAELSLQMYQNQYANMELNLERNKRLLAQDMVSKFEVENLELSKKNLKNMIDIAQQQVNQAKARLKEVENQYNYLRITAPNNGVVIQKNIKVGEMAMPGTPAIVLADMNALKVEAEIAEDNLQLVHVGKQVKISIPSVGYNSIGKISAIVPSSNSTTHTFRIKASFPSKQTVYPGMYATIGIE, translated from the coding sequence ATGAAATATCTGATCACAACACTTGCCCTGGGAGCGACACTCAGCGCTGCGAGCCTCAGCCTCTCGGGAAGCGTCATAAGCGATAACCAGAAAATGATCACCAGCCGCAATATGGGATTTGTCACGAACGTCACCGTATCGGAAGGTTCACTCGTTCGCAAAGGTGATTTGCTCTATACCATCGATTCCAAAGAGATTGATTCGGCCAAAACACAAGTGGAGCTGGGGATTGCACAGGCCGAGCTCTCTCTACAAATGTATCAGAACCAGTATGCCAACATGGAACTGAATTTGGAACGTAACAAACGGCTTCTGGCACAAGACATGGTGAGTAAATTCGAAGTCGAAAATCTCGAACTCTCCAAAAAGAATCTTAAGAATATGATCGATATCGCCCAGCAGCAGGTTAACCAAGCTAAAGCACGTCTTAAAGAGGTAGAAAACCAATATAACTATCTGCGTATTACCGCACCTAACAACGGTGTAGTTATTCAAAAAAACATTAAAGTCGGAGAAATGGCAATGCCTGGAACACCTGCTATCGTATTGGCCGACATGAATGCACTCAAAGTCGAAGCCGAGATTGCCGAAGACAATCTTCAGCTCGTTCATGTTGGAAAACAAGTCAAAATTTCAATCCCATCCGTTGGTTATAACAGTATCGGCAAGATTAGTGCAATTGTTCCAAGTTCCAACTCGACGACCCATACATTTCGTATTAAAGCGTCATTTCCATCCAAACAAACCGTCTATCCCGGTATGTATGCCACTATCGGTATTGAATAG
- a CDS encoding ABC1 kinase family protein: MLDNLRQIERVKNIVTILIRNGFYDIVKSSGLDKYSETVNLKVNSIDPIDNRSKRIRITVEELGSTFIKMAQILSTRPDLIPVELAEEFSKLQDQVTPLPFDQIKVRFFEEFGKEVDEIFDGELTLIASASLGQVYTGCLYTGEKVAVKVLKPNIEESIRLDLNVLRYFANVLQNRLQSYGIQSPEKIVDEFEKAILKELNYEIEALNLNRFSGNFQGNEHIAVPKLYKEYSSKHVLTMEFIEGAKVTDLETLRSTGNDPKDVAKKGFYLYCEQIFNHLFFHADPHPGNIFVLSNGKIVFVDFGMMGNISKNDRKNFMEMIYYIVNKQEEKAAHYILKLSRIENDHLDEKAFTRDMSEVIRTHFYASLQDLKLKTFINETLALMRKYSVYFHENNYLLVKGLITIEGIGKTLDPDFNAAETIRPFITRYYKENMSLSFLLTKVSELPKEIVNFLTDFPQDIRTIMDRIKEGKITIELEHSGLAAMEESLEKSANRLSIAIIIASILIGSALLLLAHTPPLLFGIPIFGLAGFLVAIIMSFILIFSIYQKGRL, from the coding sequence ATGTTAGATAATTTACGCCAAATTGAGCGAGTCAAAAATATTGTTACTATTTTAATACGCAATGGATTTTACGATATCGTAAAATCATCGGGGCTGGATAAATATTCAGAAACTGTCAATCTCAAGGTTAATAGTATAGATCCGATAGATAATCGCAGTAAGCGCATCCGTATTACTGTCGAGGAACTAGGAAGTACATTTATAAAAATGGCTCAAATTCTTTCTACTCGACCCGATCTTATTCCAGTAGAACTTGCTGAGGAATTTTCTAAATTGCAAGATCAAGTAACACCATTGCCATTTGATCAGATAAAGGTTAGATTTTTTGAAGAGTTTGGCAAAGAAGTGGATGAGATATTTGATGGAGAATTAACGCTAATCGCTTCAGCGTCGTTGGGTCAAGTATACACAGGATGTTTATATACGGGAGAAAAAGTAGCTGTAAAAGTACTAAAACCAAATATAGAAGAAAGCATTCGCCTTGATCTAAACGTCTTGCGTTACTTTGCGAATGTTCTTCAGAATCGACTTCAATCCTATGGCATTCAATCACCAGAAAAAATTGTTGATGAATTTGAAAAAGCTATTTTAAAAGAATTGAATTATGAAATCGAAGCACTTAATCTAAATAGATTTTCTGGAAACTTTCAGGGTAATGAACATATTGCTGTTCCGAAATTGTACAAAGAGTACTCAAGCAAACATGTTTTAACAATGGAATTTATAGAAGGTGCCAAAGTAACGGATTTGGAAACACTTCGTTCCACTGGGAACGACCCTAAAGACGTAGCGAAAAAAGGATTTTATCTTTATTGTGAACAAATATTCAATCATTTATTTTTTCATGCCGATCCGCATCCAGGAAATATTTTTGTACTTTCAAATGGCAAAATAGTGTTTGTTGATTTTGGAATGATGGGGAATATTTCTAAAAACGATCGTAAAAATTTTATGGAAATGATTTACTATATTGTCAACAAGCAAGAAGAAAAAGCTGCACACTATATTCTGAAATTGTCTAGGATAGAGAATGACCATCTCGATGAAAAAGCTTTTACGAGAGATATGAGCGAAGTGATCCGCACCCATTTTTATGCTTCGCTTCAAGATTTAAAGCTAAAAACCTTTATAAACGAAACACTTGCTTTAATGCGTAAATATAGTGTCTATTTTCATGAAAACAACTATTTATTGGTTAAAGGTTTAATAACGATTGAAGGGATTGGCAAAACATTAGATCCAGATTTTAACGCGGCTGAAACGATTCGGCCTTTCATTACGCGTTATTATAAAGAGAATATGTCATTATCATTTTTACTGACTAAAGTTTCTGAACTGCCAAAAGAAATCGTGAACTTTCTGACAGATTTCCCGCAAGATATCAGAACAATAATGGATAGAATAAAAGAAGGCAAGATAACTATTGAACTTGAGCATAGCGGACTCGCCGCAATGGAAGAAAGTTTGGAAAAATCTGCTAATCGTTTATCAATCGCAATAATTATTGCCTCTATTTTAATTGGATCTGCATTATTACTGCTAGCGCATACGCCCCCACTTTTATTTGGCATTCCAATATTTGGATTAGCAGGATTCCTAGTTGCAATCATTATGAGTTTTATACTTATCTTTTCGATTTATCAGAAAGGCAGACTTTAA
- a CDS encoding diguanylate cyclase domain-containing protein has product MPRYTDEFRQEAVKQIINNNYEVKDVGKITASFGVTTFCKNENTDSFLKRVDDALYSAKISGKNKVVTI; this is encoded by the coding sequence ATACCACGATATACAGATGAGTTTAGACAAGAAGCAGTTAAACAGATTATCAACAACAATTATGAGGTTAAAGATGTTGGCAAGATAACAGCCAGCTTTGGTGTCACAACATTTTGTAAAAATGAGAATACAGATTCATTTTTAAAAAGAGTGGATGATGCACTTTATTCTGCTAAAATAAGTGGTAAGAATAAAGTAGTAACTATATAG
- a CDS encoding efflux transporter outer membrane subunit — protein MKRNISLLLAIALSIGGCSLAPNLQIQTPELPAAKGDTNATERIVTAEWWKRYQDPFLDALIDEALRNSDDLKLSISNVNTAKALLGLSEAQRYPTLNASASATRQKTSEESLSPMGGMIYNTYGLSATLGYEIDFWGKLKNQENAALSEFTATQAERDTVRITLVSSVAEAYFNLVAIKRQIEITEQSVEAFKEGYEYRLRQHRFGEIDPMTAEQAHTLYANAKLSLEGLKESKSLNENALALLVGRTPKEIGEMGFTTVTELPKPLSIPAGIPSDLLQRRPDIRSAEEMLRAANANIGVAKAAYFPSISLSGNIGLESSELNRLMQNSAGVWGIGPSLNVPLLDFGRIKNQVESTESKKETAQIQYAKSVKNAFKEVYDSLKKIESSNAKITAQEEGKDAYVKLLSLSQMRYDAGYVDYLNVLDAKRGELDAQVNLVGLQVQQLANQITLYKALGGGWKSE, from the coding sequence ATGAAGCGTAATATATCTTTATTATTGGCAATAGCCTTGAGCATCGGCGGTTGTTCGCTGGCACCGAATCTGCAGATCCAGACGCCGGAACTTCCAGCGGCGAAAGGTGACACCAATGCAACCGAACGGATCGTGACGGCCGAGTGGTGGAAACGCTACCAAGACCCCTTTCTCGATGCTCTGATCGACGAAGCGCTCCGTAACAGCGACGATTTGAAGCTCTCTATCAGCAACGTCAATACGGCAAAAGCGCTGTTGGGTCTGAGTGAAGCACAACGCTATCCGACCTTGAATGCTTCCGCGTCGGCCACCCGCCAGAAAACGAGCGAAGAATCGCTCTCTCCTATGGGAGGGATGATTTACAATACCTATGGTCTGTCGGCGACACTGGGATATGAAATCGATTTTTGGGGAAAACTAAAAAATCAGGAAAATGCCGCCTTGTCCGAGTTTACGGCAACACAGGCCGAACGGGATACGGTTCGTATTACGTTGGTAAGCAGTGTCGCAGAAGCTTATTTCAATCTAGTCGCGATCAAGCGTCAAATTGAGATAACAGAACAAAGTGTCGAAGCATTTAAAGAGGGATATGAATATCGCCTGCGTCAACACCGTTTCGGAGAGATCGATCCGATGACGGCGGAACAGGCCCATACCTTATACGCCAATGCCAAGCTCTCGCTGGAAGGGCTCAAAGAGTCAAAATCGTTGAATGAAAACGCATTGGCATTATTAGTCGGGCGGACCCCGAAAGAGATTGGCGAAATGGGATTCACGACGGTTACTGAACTTCCGAAACCTCTCTCGATTCCTGCCGGCATCCCCTCCGATCTTCTGCAAAGACGCCCGGATATCCGCTCGGCAGAAGAGATGCTTCGTGCGGCGAATGCCAATATCGGTGTTGCCAAAGCTGCCTATTTTCCATCAATCTCGTTGAGCGGGAATATCGGTTTGGAGAGTTCGGAACTAAACCGCCTCATGCAAAACTCTGCGGGTGTATGGGGGATAGGCCCTTCTTTAAATGTCCCCTTACTCGATTTCGGACGGATTAAAAATCAGGTCGAGAGTACCGAATCTAAAAAAGAAACGGCGCAAATCCAATATGCCAAAAGTGTCAAAAACGCTTTCAAAGAGGTGTACGATTCTTTAAAAAAGATCGAATCTTCCAACGCTAAAATCACGGCACAGGAGGAGGGGAAAGATGCATACGTCAAACTGCTGAGCTTGTCTCAAATGCGTTATGACGCGGGATATGTCGATTATTTGAATGTTTTAGACGCCAAACGAGGAGAATTGGATGCTCAGGTGAATCTTGTCGGTTTACAGGTGCAGCAGCTTGCGAATCAAATTACCCTATATAAAGCTCTAGGCGGCGGCTGGAAATCAGAATGA
- a CDS encoding efflux RND transporter permease subunit yields the protein MFSKYFIDRPIFSTVLSVIIILAGLIGLNKLPIQEYPAVVPPQIMVQATYPGADAETLAKTVASPLEDAINGAKNMIYMSSTASPSGTLSISVTFATGTDPAAANVDINNRVQVALTKLPEEVRRQGISVRERSPDILRVVGFTSKGEVHDALWLNNYALINVMDDIKRIKGVGDAFLFGSKEYAVRIWLRPDKMAAYNLTPKDVLGVIEGQNVQMSAGHIGEEPVASNQAFDYTVTTEGRLKTAEEFGNILVRSNEDGSSLHLKDVARVELGAERYMLKGMLNKQDMAVAGVFLAPGANALEVSAELDKVLAEASKEFPKDVQYTSLYDTTKFVQTSINEVKHTLLEAFIMVVIIIYLFLGNWRATIIPVLAIPVSIIGTFAGLYMAGFSINLLTLFALILAIGLVVDDAIVVIENVERVLRTDEKITVKEATVIAMKEIAGPVIAIVLVLSAVFIPAGLSGGFSGVMYQQFAMTIVISVAISGLVALTLTPALCAVFLKKHESEPIFIIRLFNRFFERLTLWFSASVKKMIRYAALNVLIFGVMIASAVWMTQKLPTGLVPGEDKGVVLILSYLMPGASLERTVNAQKEVIEAASSNPNIDYVGAMSGIDFATFAFKSDAGVAFAGLKDWSLRKSPEQESTALVGSLMGQFSQNKEAMVIAVNLPAIIGMSSTGGFDMYVQDRKGGDIQDLSNYVGQIVAEANKRPELRAVRTTMNTEVPQYHITIDKDKAKAMNVEISDIYDTLGTTFGSGYANDFNMFGRVYHVNLQVESNYRDDVEDYSDVFVRSASGALIPISSLVHAERVVGPSVIQRFNMFTAGQISAEPAPGYSSGEAMRIIEEISSKILPEGYSIAWTGTAYQEKKLAAEGNNTFVYAIVFIFLILAALYESWSIPFAVLMTVPFALLGASLGVYWRGLENDIYFQVGLVTLVGLAAKNAILIVEFAQQKLKEGMSLYDATIAGATIRFRPIVMTSLAFIGGTLPLVISTGAGANSRHIIGTTVVSGMTLLTVVAIFFIPLFYYLIIKLTNKFKRKEAQHEA from the coding sequence ATGTTTTCCAAATATTTTATCGACCGGCCTATCTTTTCAACGGTATTGTCGGTTATTATCATTTTGGCGGGCTTGATCGGTCTTAACAAACTCCCAATCCAAGAGTATCCTGCCGTCGTTCCACCGCAAATCATGGTTCAGGCGACGTACCCCGGTGCCGATGCCGAAACGTTGGCGAAAACGGTTGCGTCACCGTTGGAAGATGCGATCAACGGTGCGAAAAACATGATTTACATGAGTTCGACCGCGTCACCGAGCGGAACGCTCAGTATCAGTGTGACGTTTGCGACGGGAACCGATCCGGCCGCGGCGAATGTCGATATCAACAACCGTGTGCAGGTGGCATTGACTAAACTACCTGAAGAGGTAAGGCGTCAAGGGATAAGCGTACGTGAACGTTCTCCTGATATTTTACGGGTCGTGGGGTTCACCTCTAAAGGCGAAGTTCATGACGCGCTGTGGTTGAATAACTATGCGTTAATTAATGTTATGGATGACATCAAACGAATCAAAGGTGTAGGTGACGCTTTCCTATTTGGAAGTAAAGAGTATGCCGTTCGGATTTGGCTCCGTCCCGATAAAATGGCTGCATATAACTTAACCCCGAAGGATGTTTTAGGGGTAATCGAAGGGCAAAACGTCCAGATGTCCGCCGGACATATCGGAGAAGAACCGGTTGCCTCCAATCAGGCGTTTGATTATACTGTCACTACAGAGGGGAGACTCAAAACGGCCGAGGAGTTCGGTAACATTCTGGTTCGTTCCAACGAAGACGGATCGTCGCTTCATCTCAAAGATGTTGCCCGTGTCGAACTCGGTGCCGAGCGCTATATGCTCAAAGGGATGTTGAATAAACAGGATATGGCGGTGGCCGGAGTCTTTCTGGCACCGGGGGCAAATGCGCTGGAAGTATCGGCGGAACTGGATAAAGTACTCGCCGAAGCGTCCAAAGAGTTTCCGAAAGATGTGCAATATACCTCTTTGTACGATACGACTAAATTCGTCCAAACGTCGATCAATGAGGTTAAGCACACCCTCTTGGAAGCGTTTATCATGGTCGTTATCATCATTTACCTCTTTTTGGGGAACTGGCGGGCGACGATAATTCCGGTATTAGCGATTCCCGTATCGATCATCGGGACGTTTGCAGGTTTGTACATGGCGGGATTCTCGATCAATCTTTTGACTCTGTTCGCCCTCATTCTGGCGATCGGGCTGGTCGTCGATGACGCCATTGTCGTTATCGAAAATGTCGAGAGGGTTTTAAGGACGGATGAAAAAATAACGGTTAAAGAAGCGACGGTCATCGCGATGAAAGAGATCGCCGGACCGGTTATCGCGATCGTATTGGTCCTCTCTGCCGTCTTTATCCCCGCGGGGCTCAGCGGAGGGTTCAGCGGGGTCATGTATCAGCAGTTTGCGATGACGATCGTCATCTCCGTCGCCATTTCGGGCTTGGTGGCATTGACGCTGACCCCGGCGTTGTGCGCCGTCTTTTTGAAAAAGCACGAATCCGAGCCGATTTTCATTATTCGTCTCTTCAACCGATTCTTCGAGCGCTTGACGCTGTGGTTCAGTGCCAGTGTTAAAAAGATGATCCGATATGCGGCGTTAAACGTTCTAATATTCGGGGTAATGATCGCATCGGCGGTTTGGATGACCCAAAAGCTTCCGACAGGGCTTGTCCCGGGAGAAGACAAAGGGGTAGTATTGATCCTTTCGTACCTGATGCCGGGGGCATCGTTGGAGCGGACGGTCAATGCTCAAAAAGAGGTGATCGAAGCCGCATCGTCCAATCCGAATATCGATTATGTCGGAGCGATGAGCGGTATCGATTTCGCGACGTTCGCGTTTAAATCCGATGCCGGGGTCGCTTTCGCCGGGCTGAAGGACTGGTCGCTGCGAAAATCGCCGGAACAGGAATCGACGGCTCTGGTCGGCTCTTTGATGGGGCAGTTTTCGCAAAATAAAGAAGCGATGGTCATTGCAGTCAATCTTCCCGCCATTATAGGTATGAGTTCGACCGGCGGTTTTGATATGTACGTTCAGGATCGAAAAGGGGGAGATATTCAAGATCTCAGCAACTACGTCGGTCAAATCGTCGCGGAAGCGAACAAACGGCCCGAACTCAGAGCAGTACGGACGACGATGAATACGGAGGTTCCGCAATATCATATCACAATCGATAAAGACAAAGCCAAGGCAATGAACGTTGAAATTTCCGATATTTACGACACATTGGGGACGACGTTCGGTTCGGGATACGCGAATGATTTCAATATGTTCGGACGCGTCTACCACGTCAATCTGCAAGTCGAATCGAATTACCGCGACGACGTAGAGGACTATAGCGACGTATTCGTCCGTTCCGCAAGCGGTGCGCTTATCCCGATCAGCTCCCTGGTGCATGCCGAACGTGTCGTCGGACCGAGCGTAATACAGCGCTTTAATATGTTTACGGCGGGACAGATCTCTGCCGAACCGGCACCGGGATACAGCTCGGGAGAGGCGATGCGTATTATCGAAGAGATTTCGAGCAAAATATTGCCGGAAGGGTACTCCATCGCGTGGACGGGTACGGCGTATCAGGAGAAAAAACTGGCTGCAGAAGGGAACAATACCTTTGTGTACGCGATCGTCTTTATCTTCCTGATCCTCGCGGCATTGTACGAGAGCTGGAGTATTCCGTTTGCCGTTTTGATGACCGTCCCTTTTGCTCTGCTCGGGGCGTCGCTGGGGGTCTATTGGCGGGGCTTGGAAAACGATATCTATTTCCAAGTCGGACTGGTGACACTGGTCGGATTGGCGGCTAAAAACGCTATTTTGATTGTCGAATTCGCACAGCAAAAACTCAAAGAGGGGATGAGCCTGTACGATGCGACGATCGCGGGTGCGACGATCCGGTTCCGTCCGATCGTCATGACCTCGTTGGCATTTATCGGCGGTACCCTCCCTCTCGTGATCAGCACGGGAGCAGGTGCCAATAGCCGCCATATCATCGGTACGACAGTGGTGAGCGGTATGACGCTGTTGACGGTAGTGGCGATCTTTTTTATTCCGCTTTTTTATTATTTGATTATAAAACTGACCAATAAGTTTAAACGCAAAGAGGCTCAACATGAAGCGTAA
- a CDS encoding efflux RND transporter periplasmic adaptor subunit, with the protein MKRITNPILSVSAAILVGVIPLSLQGAQKTPAEQSQQVPKVDVYKVGSAQPIPVTFAYPARLNALANATVTSRITGVLIQKLYTEGSFVKKGDLLYRIEPDSYAALVNERSADLEVKKAAFTNAQRDWERVENLFKNNAISKKEYDASLSAYEMAKADVSSAKARLQSAKIDLNYTAVKAPISGIVEMKQIDVGNVVTAGTPLVSITQVDPIYAEFSIPDVDVRKAGGSLQNLAKGGKLQVSFNYNGTLYSGIVDYVAPQINTNTGSIKVRARLKNPNNALIPGAFGRINIVGVHAEGAITVPQKAVLQNKMGTIVMVVDKGVVGIRPIKLGKKSGDGFIIEQGLKAGDTVIVNNFFRIQPGAPVAIDKVVNSEGK; encoded by the coding sequence ATGAAACGAATAACGAACCCGATACTATCGGTAAGTGCGGCTATCCTTGTCGGAGTGATACCGTTGTCATTACAAGGAGCTCAAAAAACGCCTGCCGAACAATCGCAGCAGGTTCCAAAGGTGGATGTTTACAAAGTCGGTTCGGCTCAGCCGATTCCGGTTACGTTTGCGTATCCGGCACGTTTAAACGCATTGGCAAATGCAACGGTTACCTCGCGAATCACCGGGGTATTGATCCAAAAACTCTATACGGAAGGGAGTTTTGTCAAAAAAGGGGATTTGCTCTATCGGATCGAGCCGGACAGCTATGCGGCTTTAGTCAATGAACGCAGCGCCGATCTGGAAGTTAAAAAAGCGGCTTTTACCAACGCGCAGCGGGATTGGGAACGGGTCGAGAATCTTTTTAAAAACAATGCGATCAGCAAGAAAGAATACGATGCCAGCCTCTCGGCGTACGAAATGGCTAAAGCGGATGTCTCATCTGCCAAAGCACGGCTTCAGTCGGCTAAAATCGATCTGAATTATACGGCGGTTAAAGCACCGATCAGCGGAATCGTCGAAATGAAACAAATTGATGTCGGAAACGTCGTCACAGCAGGGACACCTCTGGTGAGCATCACGCAGGTCGATCCGATTTATGCGGAGTTTTCGATCCCCGATGTCGATGTCCGCAAAGCGGGCGGTTCGCTTCAAAACCTCGCAAAAGGGGGAAAACTCCAAGTTTCTTTCAATTATAACGGTACGCTCTATTCGGGTATCGTCGATTATGTCGCTCCCCAGATCAATACCAATACCGGAAGTATCAAAGTACGGGCGCGGCTGAAAAATCCGAATAATGCATTGATCCCCGGAGCGTTCGGTCGGATCAATATCGTCGGTGTCCATGCAGAAGGGGCGATCACCGTTCCCCAAAAAGCGGTACTGCAAAACAAAATGGGGACAATCGTTATGGTTGTGGACAAAGGAGTCGTCGGAATACGTCCGATCAAACTCGGCAAAAAGAGCGGCGATGGTTTTATCATCGAGCAGGGTTTGAAAGCGGGGGATACCGTCATCGTCAATAATTTTTTCCGCATTCAGCCGGGTGCGCCTGTTGCGATTGACAAAGTTGTCAATTCCGAAGGGAAATAA
- a CDS encoding patatin-like phospholipase family protein: MKTVSLVLGSGGARGYAHIGVIEEIERLGYQIVSISGSSMGALIGALYACGKIEEYKEWVIELKSIDLTKWLDISWNNRRGIFLGIKLMDKLSEMIGRINIEELPIKYTAVATDLNRNKEVWFQHGDLIDAVRASISIPFLLTPIQIDGMMLIDGGVLNPIPVAPTISDHSDLTIAVNLYADLLKSDIHLPDNVIENQSVIRGVVLKTQKSIVKEENVPLPILNVLEKTLDSIQRTLISYHLGGYPPRYIN, encoded by the coding sequence ATGAAAACAGTATCGTTAGTTTTAGGAAGTGGGGGAGCACGCGGTTATGCACACATCGGTGTTATTGAGGAAATTGAACGGTTAGGATATCAGATAGTTTCAATCAGTGGATCATCAATGGGGGCTTTGATCGGTGCACTATACGCCTGTGGAAAAATAGAAGAATACAAAGAATGGGTTATTGAACTAAAGAGCATAGATTTAACAAAATGGCTTGATATTTCTTGGAATAATAGACGTGGAATTTTTCTTGGAATAAAACTAATGGATAAATTATCAGAAATGATTGGTCGTATAAATATTGAAGAATTACCGATCAAATACACCGCAGTTGCTACAGATCTAAATCGAAACAAAGAAGTATGGTTTCAACATGGTGACCTTATAGATGCAGTACGGGCATCAATCTCAATACCATTTCTTTTAACTCCGATACAAATTGATGGAATGATGCTTATTGATGGCGGCGTATTGAATCCTATCCCCGTTGCACCAACAATATCAGATCATTCCGATCTCACGATTGCCGTAAATTTGTATGCTGATCTTCTAAAATCTGATATTCATCTACCCGATAATGTAATAGAAAATCAATCAGTTATTAGAGGTGTAGTACTAAAAACACAGAAGTCAATCGTAAAAGAAGAAAATGTGCCGCTTCCAATACTAAATGTTTTGGAAAAGACGCTGGATTCAATCCAGCGTACATTAATTAGTTATCATTTGGGAGGCTACCCCCCCCGATATATTAATTAA